AACAGGAAACGGGTTGATTCCCCCGGGCTCGAATTCAGAACATCAATGCTTTGCTGGCTGATTGCTGCCTGCTCTTATCAATCATCCGCTTGCAGGACTGTAGGCTGTGGTGATTTTAGTGGTTCTCCATCCCAGTAAAATTTGCAAATTTCTGGATGTTGCACATCTCCTGATCTGCAAGAATATTACCTTCTTCAAGGAGAATAAACTTATGCTGTGAGAATTGTTTTATCACCCTATGGCCTCTGTAGACTCTATACGGGGTGAATATCAGTTAGGTCTTTTTCATGGAACCTGTGACCATGTGATTTCAAAATCTGTTCACGTTGTTGAATTAGTATATAGGGAAAGAATTTGTGTTGTCAGCTAATGGTTGTGCCTTTTGGTTCTGCTTCTGGGATCTTCATTTTGATTTTGTGACAATCTGGTTTGCATTTTTTTCCCCCTGGAATTACACCAAGAAAAAGCATTCTTTGCAGCTGAGATTTGATATGTATCTCCGGCATGTACCCTTCAGTAAACAAAGTATTTGAAATACGATAGGAATTAGTAGTGTCGGAAATGCAAAGCTGTACTTCTTTTGCTATTTGCCTGACGTTTTGCTTGTTTTGAGCTTTCCTTACCTTTTGCTAATCTGTTTACCTTTACTATGTTTCAGGGACAGGAGATGATTCTAGGGCCAAACATGCAGCTGTGGCATCTGGAAGCACCACAAGTTATGTAGATTCCATCTTCTCACCGCTGTTGCTGCAAATAATCTTTGTTAACTAATGGTACCCAGATTGCTTACTTTGGACCTATGCTTCTCCTTTATGTTCCTTCCTGCAACAAACTGCCGACATACTATTTATACTAGGTTTGCTGTTAGTGCAGTGAAATTTGGATATATCTATATGTCTAGAGATTTCCTATCCATGTGACCTGATTGTACAATGCTGTTTCTTTGGTGGAATTTAGTATTTGCATATTAACTTCTTTAGTTTGCTCCCTGTATGCCCATATGGTTAAGTTGATTATCAGCTCCGTTTTTTGCCAATTGATAATCTGACAGGTACATTAGTTCTGAAGCTTCCGAGTTCTGGAGACATGCAATTGATGTCAATTGTTCTCAGGCATCTCTATCTTTTAACTTGGAGTATATCTATAATACATACAAAATTATCCATGTTTCTAAATTGGCTGCAACAGCTAACCTCAGCAATCACATTGATTAGCTACCTTCTATATATCTAGTTTGTAGTACCTAAAGACTAAACTCTCTAATGGTCCACCTAGATTGTTCCCAGATAGCACCTAATATCTATGAGCTGTGGCATAAAATATTCCAGTTACTGCTGGACCCTGCATTTTGCTGATAGGTACAAAAAgctattttccgctgcattttttttaatgattttgCAATTTAGGACATACTTGATAGTATTATTATTCCGTGCTATCCTATGAACTGGCTTGCCATTAACTTCATACATCTCTCTGGTTTTATTCTAAGATCATACTTAGTATGTGTCAACCCCCATAGTATTAATATTCCCAGCATAGAAATGCTGCTAAGTTTCTGTCTTGTATTGAACAGCATATTCTTTCTTATATTGAATTATCTGCACTGAATATTTGGAGCCTTTTCTTGCTGTTGACTAGTTGGAGTAATAGTTGCATTTCCAATGATTTTTGTCCCAAAGACAGGCTAGCATGAAGCTGTAGCTGGAGTTTTTCCTGCGCTTTGCCTGCCACCACTGAGCTTAAAACATGGACAACATCATTAAATCAAATCCTTAAGATTCTCCAAGGAAGCGAGGATTAGTAGCAACAGCTGAGATCCCACATTCCCACTATTTACTAGGATAATGATaagtactagtactatataACACATTACAATTCACATTCGTCCATTTTCTGTACAGCCTGTTAGTCTTCTCAAAGGATTTTTGTTCCCTAATTACCCTTACATTTGTTCTTGCACATACAATATTTCTGTTTTCTTGATTCATGTACCTCTGAATCATTTTCATCTTTATTTCAGGTCTTGTAAGCAAGTCATGGCAGGTACGGTGGCACTAATATGTTTGTCCCAATAAGTCAATGCTCCCGTGCCATGGATTCTTATATGGGGGCCATATTCTATTAGCCCTTCAAACATACTAGTAGGGAAAAACTCAATGATTTGGCTCTGAAATGTCAAAAGGAACCCCAGAAGTGCTAATTTGATTTACGCCGTCAAAAACGAATTCAGGTATAACTTTCAACACCATAATCATTCTAGCTATTATGAAAACACAAGCCATGTGCAGAAGTTGTGAGGCACATAATCTGAACATCAATTTTCATTCAGACAATGAACAGGCAGATGAAAACGAGCCAACAATGTTTCTTTAGAGAAGAAACAAATTACTTGTTTATCACTCGATCGGTTAGATGAAAACTCGCTATTCCCTACAGAAGAAACTAAATGCTTTACAGTGCTGCTCTATCTTTTGTTTCAGTCACAAGTCAGAATATTAATCAGTCTAGGCCACTTAAAATTCGATGTAAACGTTGCAAATATAGTACCGATAAAATAAGCAAATTATGTCTATGTGAAGTCGTTTTAGCAACCATGACAGATCCCTTTCATGTCTTATTTGTTTGCATGCATCTCTTTCAAGTTTACTATTGAAATGTTCTCTCTTTTTAGGTGCAATTTGTACCTCCATAGTCCATACTCCAGGACAGATTCTAAATGTTGTACATTTGCCTTCTCAGTACTCATTCAAGGGACAGGTTTTGTTTTCTATTTCtcacttttccttttcttccagAGGAATGTCTGTTTGCCAGAGGGCATGCAGAAAACCAGGAGATGTGGTGCCATGCTGCCATGCAAAGAAGAAGTTTTTGTCAACCACAACACATGGGCACCAATCAATCATCCATTAGAGGTGTGGTTAGTACTACTCTACTGCTCATCAGCATGTCAGCCATCCTGTCTCTACGATTAATCTTGTATAGGTAATTAGGCTACATACTTATAGCACCCTGTGTCATGTGGTCATCACCCAAAATGCCGTAGCTGATACGTTGTTGATGGGGATTGGGCCACTGTGTTATGCTCCCATGACCTGAAATTAATTATCAGTTCGCTGAAAATCTGAAACCGGTGCTTGTAATCTAGTTAGACCAAGCAAAATGCATGCCACTTGTTATTATAATGAAGTGGCTTTGATACCATCAATTAACTACACTTTCAAAGCGAGGTTACTAAACTATATTGATCTTCTTCTTAATCCATAGGAAATTAAAAAGGCTCAAGTTTGTGTCAAAAGATCAAAACAGTGGACATAAATCTATCACTCCTCCCCATACACACAACACGTTTTGGTCTGCACGTTGTCGACCGTGGCCCGATCAAGTACTGATCAGCAAGCAAAGATTTTTTGAGAGCTAATTAATCATGGTGTCTTAACTAGTACTGATATCCATCTTTGAAAACCTAGTTAGGCTGTGATCGAATGCAATTAggctttaattaattaagctgtcATATGGTACGGAATTTCCCGGACTGTTTCTTCGGCGCGAGCACATACATATACAAGTTTGATATCTCAATGATTGCTCATTGCTGCAGCGTATTGCAAGGAATACTATATACTTATATGGCTCTCACGACGTGCGGCGCACTAATGATGGATTCGGTGCGTGCGTacgtgtgcgtgcgtgcgtacgtCCGTCAGTAACGGTAACAACGGCCGGGGACCAAAccaacagagagagagagaccaacTGCTGCAGAGACCGGTGTCGCCAtgttcatcatcatcaattcatcatgcCTACCTTTGCTTGCAATTTCAACGCAGCGATTGGTGCAGGCATATGCTTTTTCCTCAGAAAGTTTGCTGCGAGCTTGACAATGTATGTCCATCCTGAACTACCTGCAGGTAAACACATCTATATCCTCCCCCTCAATTTTGTGGAAATTATTACCGAAATCCTTCTGTTTTTATTTGATGTTTAAAATTGAACTAACCAACGTCATGTTGataaaaatagagggagtacgaTTAATTTAAGGCTCTTGAGAAGGTACAGAGAgactgtatttttttaaaagaaacttcTCTTACGTAGTTAGATATGAGGGTAATAACAAGGGAATTGAGAATTAACAGGTTTCTGCCAGTAATATATTGACAATCTAAGTGTCTATTCTTTTGAGCTAAATGCTGAGTGACCGATTGGTTCGTGACAATTATCCAAGGATACAACCgaatgaattaactattataaagttGAAACGATTTTCTAAGAGATTCATATATATAAATCTTTTTAATAAAAGCCGCATCATTTGGTAGTTTAGGAAGCATGCATTTATCCGTTAAATATAATGCAAGGAATACAAGTAATCATCTTGTGGTGAGTAgagcctagctagctagactATGTCACATGGATTCAGATGAGCAAGGGGATGCGGCTGGAGTCCTGCGTATACactataacaaaaaaaaaaaaggaggaggcGTGATTGATTAGGTCGGGCAACTTCTGAAACCAAGGCAAAAATATTCtccgttttccttttttttaaaaaaaaaaattgtaacggAAACAGTGCCCATATACTGTTGATCTTAACACCCCAACCACCTTActctttcttttctcctccctcctcgtGATGTCATTCAGCTTCacacctctctcttctctttctctctctctctcctgtttatatatatagagagcCAGGCTGTATGCATCTTTGCAAAGCCATCCATTAATTCATCCATTCGATCATTGGGTACAACACAAGCATAGAAGCTTGTACGATTAAGTTGATCAGCTTTAGCTATCACCACCTTTGCTTGTAACATCAAAAGCATGGAGGATTTAGTTAGTGGCTCATCTGTGATGAGGAGTGCCATAATTAGCTGCAGTAGTACTAGTGAAGATCagcaagctgctgctgctgctcaagcTCAGCCGGAGGAGAGCACCTGGACCGACTACTTTGTGGATTTCATGATgtccgaggaggagaagaagagtcAAGAAGATCATGGTGCTTCTTCATACTGCTCCCATGGCGGAGATGGCGTCTATGGCGATTGCAGTGATCAgaaggagctggaggaggaggaaggagaggaagattCTATGATCTCCGACGCCGCGTCTTGCGCTCCCGCGGCTGCGGCGTTGCCTGATAGGTACAAGGAGttgaagaagctcaagaagaAGGTCTTCAAGGCCCTGGATCATGATGATTCCCTGGAGGATACCGCAAGCTCTCCAGTAAATAGCCCTAAGGTAGTTACAGCTAGCTTAATTCcctatatatttttgttgcTATGAAGGCTTAAAGCTAGAgagtctttgttttttttttaaaaaagaaataaagaaaagaaaaattagaGATTACTAGCTAGTTGGTGTTGATTTGCCTGTTTGATTTGCATCTTTCAGGTCAGTGCTTTGACACAGCTGGAATTGAGCCCTAAAAGGAGGTGCAATACCAGGGACCTAACcaaggtaattaattaagttcaaTCAATAATCAGTTGGTGTTTTATTGAAAAGATACTATTATAAATTGTCCATCCATTTTTTTCAGGTTTCTAGAAAAGTAGTAAAAATATTGTCTTGTTTTAACATcctgtctcttttttttttccttgaaggAAGTTGGGATTGGAGATGATCGTGGAAGAGAGGGGATGGACTATGCAGATGCAATGGTAGAGGGGGTGAGGTTTGTTGATCAAAGTCAGAAGAGTGTAACTCCATGTGGAGAGCTAAAGGATAAGGGGCTTTGTTTGTTTCCTTTGTCCATGTTGCTACACTACCATGGATGAAAATTTGAGAACTTCAATGTAGAGCACGTGTAGGGTTTATGCCTTACATGAATGTGTGTGGGATAAATGACCAAAAAATATAGTGTGCTGAGATTACTGTGGATATATTTTTTGGGTGAAAATATATGTGAATATATATTACCGCTCCTGCTCTccttgtttcatttttttttccattttgtttTACTTACCACTAGTTATGCTCTGTGCGTGCAGTTTATTTTATTAGATATCTATATGGATGCTCCTAAAAgcaacaatatatatagatgGTTACAAATGGTACAAAATTGTCATGGTTATTTACATGGTGTTTTGAGATGTTGTGCAGTACAAATTAATGAATTAAGGTGAGTTGCTCTCCTGCTGTCCTGCACATATATAGCTATACAGGTAAGTTCCAACGATTGATCAGAGGCCATGTAACTTAGTAAGACATTAGTATTAATTAGTATATTCACAATTCACAAATGAGTGAATGACTAACACATGAGTTACAGAACATGTCAATGCTCTACCTTTACATGCATGTCTCTCACTTTTTGTTCGATGTAAAATAAGTGTTCCCAACCAGCCGATGCCACTAGCTTATCAGCATGATCAGATGGGCTATCTACCAACTCCTTTTAATTACATCATGGATGTACCTGTTAACTCAGTTACCTGATATGTAGCTAATTAGCTATAGCTATTACTACCCACGAGtagctaattaattagcaaATGCAATGCTAAAAATTTAGGGTTATCTTGATGCTAAAAGAATTTCATTCTAAGGAGATAAAGTGGATAAACATAAAGGCAGCATATATGTGCAATGACCATGCTTGCAGCCCATGAACAAGTAGTGGTTAGGGAGTAGCTTTCATGAAGGGAGAATAGTTAAGTGCTTGACTGTTGCCAAGATTTGAAAGCTAAAGGACTTATTAACAAACCAATTAAATTTTTAAGGGCTAGATGACCTCCCCCTAATTTGGCACCTTTAGCTTGTCCCTTCATGCATGTTAAAACATTATTTTCTTTCACCATCTTTCGTAGCCTTATCAATCGATCTTAGGAGTTAGGTTTGCAAGCATGAAGTCTTGAGAGCTACACCTATGTATAGCCTTTTCGTTTGTACGTCTCATGCATGGTTCATCTTGTTACTGTCTGAACACTTGACTACTGATCCAAATAACCAATTGCCCGCTGTCTAGATCAAAGAAAAGAACGAATTCTACGTCGTCAACTACTGTGCGATGTTAATTAATCTGAGATTTCGACATTGCTAATAAATGAATGTGGGACATCATATCGTGTacttaaaatgaaaaaaaaaaggttttgagAAATATATTGACATGCAATTCTTTTGCGCATTCGCGAAAAATAATGACTGAAAGTACATGATGTTATTATGGCAAAGTAATTGCTCTATCCTCATCACGCTTGGAGGTCCCTCAATAacgacatgttttttttcttttgatgtgTCTATTGATTAACATGAATTATTCAAGAGCACGCAGCTGAATTCAATATATAGTTTCTGGCCGGTTATCACTGTAGCTCATTATTcattcttaaaatatatagcgAGAAAATACATGTAGTGGAAACCACATGTGTAGTAGTGAATCCTGGACGTAGGATAAGAAAATTGATGCATGCGATTGTTCACGTCATACTAATTTACTTTTACTGGTCACATATATTTTCCCTAGTGTAACCGGGCAACCGaacctttcaaaaaaaatttgctgGGTAAGTTATCCAGCATAACTAAATTTGTATGTTTTTAACTGAACCTGTTGCCCCATAAAGATATATGAAGAGATCAGATTAATTAGCATCTTAATCTAAATGTTCTTCTGCATTTTTCATCTTATGAGTTCTTATATATGAACAGGAAATATATTAATTAGCTTCAGAACTTAAAATTAGTATTTTTAGATGACAGTACTTCAAAGTTAAAATTAGTTGATACCCTTTCATGTGTGCTACCAGTTTATTTTGATAGAAGCCTTTTGGTGGAGCTCCAGCTGCAAGAATTCTTTGCACCGCACCATCTTGTTCATATTTTAGATCACGAAGAATAGATGCttaaatcattatattttaACCTATAAACTCCAAAATCTAGAGGTTTGAGGTttgccaaacaagccctaagAATAGTACATTGCACTTGTAGATTTGGGCCATATATGTTGGCCTGCATGTTACTGAAGCTTCCAACCAAAAGGTGGCTAGCtctgaaaataaataataaataaacaaaagagATTATCTTAATCCCCAATCCTTATTAGGTACCATCCTAATCACTACTTAGACAGTGTCTTGTCCCTTAAAGAACATCTTGAAGACTAATTAATCACTCTGGCCTGAATCATCATCAGTTATGTCGTAATGCACCCTTCACAGAAAGTTAGAAACAAGTGGAACAAAGATAGCCTCTTGAATGTCCTTGAGGACTAGTGTTTggagaagattttttttttttttggggggggggggggtgggaatggaaaaaaaaatataatgaactcAAACTGAGAAAACTGTCATGTGTCCATGTGCACGGCATTAAGGT
The window above is part of the Oryza sativa Japonica Group chromosome 7, ASM3414082v1 genome. Proteins encoded here:
- the LOC4343419 gene encoding vascular-related unknown protein 1; protein product: MEDLVSGSSVMRSAIISCSSTSEDQQAAAAAQAQPEESTWTDYFVDFMMSEEEKKSQEDHGASSYCSHGGDGVYGDCSDQKELEEEEGEEDSMISDAASCAPAAAALPDRYKELKKLKKKVFKALDHDDSLEDTASSPVNSPKVSALTQLELSPKRRCNTRDLTKEVGIGDDRGREGMDYADAMVEGVRFVDQSQKSVTPCGELKDKGLCLFPLSMLLHYHG